A window of Aquibium oceanicum genomic DNA:
CGCGACCTCGGTCGTCAGTTCGTCGAAGCTCATGTTGCCTGGCATATGGTTCTCCGTCGGCCCCGCCGTGATGTATCGGCCCCGCCGTGATGTGAAGTTCAATCAGCAAACCCGGCCGCGCGGACGGCCGGGTTCATTTCGTGTGTGCCGGCTCAGCTGTAGCGGTAGGGCTTGCCGGCCTTGACCATCGTCTCGTTGTAGGCCTTGAAGATGCCGACGATCTTGGCCTTCAACTCGCTTTCGGCGGCGATCTCGTCCCAGAATTTGTGAGCCTCGTCCTCGACCGTCTGCCACTCGCTGTCAGGGATGGTGGTCGATTCCAGCTTGGTCTCGTTGACCCGCAGGCTGGCCTCGCCGTTCCAGTACCAGTGCTGGCGGTGGTAGTGGGACGAGTTGAAGCAGACCTCCATCAGCGTCTTGAGGTGATCCGGCACCTCGTTCCAACGGTCCAAGTTGGCAAAGAAATGGCCGATCCAGGCGCCCGAGATGTTGTTGGTCAGGAAGTAGTTCGTCACGTTGGCCCAGCCCGAGGTGTAGTCCTCGGTGATTCCCGACCAGGCGATACCGTCGAGCTCACCCGTCTGCAGCGCGACCTCGACATCCTCCCACGGCAGGGTGACCGGCACTACGCCGAAGCGCGACAGGAAGCGCCCTGCGGTCGGGAAGGTGAAGACGCGCAGGCCCTTGAGGTCTTCGAGCGACTTGATCGGGGTCTTGGTAGCGAAGTTGCAGGGGTCCCAGGACCCGGCCGAGATATGCCTGACCCCAACCTTGGCATATTCTTCCTTCCAGATCTCGTCGAGACCCCAGTGGTTGAACAGCGCCGGCACGTCGAGCGAATAGCGCAGGCCAAGCGGGAAGTAGCCGCCGAACACGGTCACCTCGGTCGGGCTCGCCATCGAGTCGTCGTCCGACTGCACCGCGTCGATCGTGCCCTTCTGCAGCGCGCGGAAGAGTTCGCCGGTCGGAACCAACTGGTCGGCGTGGTAGAGTTCGATCTCCATCTGGCCCTGGGCGATCTCGTTGAACTGCCTGATGCAGGTGTCGACGACCTCGACCGCCAGCGCGGGGCCGGCATAAGTCTGCATGCGCCACTTGATCGGCGCCTGGGCCAGGACGGCGGGTGCGGCCAGGGTCGCCGGTACCGAAGCGGCGGCAGTGGTGAGGAACTTGCGTCTCGTCGTCATAAGTCTCTCCTTGCTGGTTGGGGCTGCGCCCGTTGCCGGGTTCTTGTCATCTTGCGTTGATCTGCTGCGGAAGCCACAGGGCGATCTGCGGGAAGGCGAGCACGAGGATCAGCGCCAGGATCATCACGCCGACGAACGGCACGATGGAACGGTAGATGTCGATGATGTTGATTTCCGGCGGCGCCATCGCGCGCATCAGGAAGAGGTTGTAGCCGAAGGGTGGGGTCATGTAGGCGATCTGGCAGGTGATCGTGTAGAGCACGCCGTACCAGATCAGCACGTACTGCTTGTCGATGCCGAGATCGAGCGTCACGACGAGCGGCACGTAGAGCGGCGCCACGATCACCAGCATCGCCGTGTCGTCCAGGAACGTGCCCATCACCAGATAGCTCAGTTGCATCAGGATCAGGATGGTCCAGGGCGAGAGCCCCAGCCTGTCGATGAAGAAGCCCTCGATGGCCTTTACCGCGCCGAGCCCGTCGAACACCGCGCCGAAGGCAAGCGCGGCGAGAATTATCCACATGAACATGCACGAGATGGCGAGCGTCTCGCGGGTGCACGTCTCGAACACGGCGCGCGTGAAGCGGCCCTTGATGACGGCGGCGATGACCGCGGCCAGCGCGCCGACCACCGAGGCCTCCACCAGCGAGGTGTAGCCGGTGACGAAGGGCACCATCATCACCAGGAAGATCACCAGGGGCAGTACGCCGGCGGTCAGCAGGCGCAGCTTCTCGGAACGCGGGATGGCCGCGCGCTCCTCGGCGTCGAGGACGGGGCCGAATTCCGGATTCAGTCGGCAGCGCAGCCAGATGTAGAAAATGAACATCGCCGCCATCATCAGCCCCGGCAGCACCCCCGCCAGCCATAGGAGGCTCACGGGCTGGCGCGCGATCATGGCGTAGAGCACCAGGACGACGGACGGCGGAATGAGGATTCCGAGCGACGATCCCGCCTGGATCACGCCCGTCACCATGCGCTTGTCGTATTTGCGCTTCAGCAGTTCCGGCAGCGCGATGGTCGCACCGATGGCCATGCCGGCGACCGAAAGGCCGTTCATCGCCGAGATGATGACCATCAGAAAGATCGTCCCGATGGCGAGCCCTCCCGGAATGGGGCCGAACCAGACGTGGAACATGCGGTAGAGGTCGTCGGCGAGCCGGCTTTCCGACAGGACGTAGCCCATGAAGATGAACATCGGCAGGGTGAGCAGCGGATACCACTTCATGAGCTTCATGGCCGCCGAGAAACCCATGTCCGAACCGCCCACGCCCCACAGCGGCAGGGCCGCCGCCACCGCGACGAAGCCGATGGCGCCGAAAACGCGTTGGCCGGTCGCCATCATCAGCATCATGGTGGCGAACATCAGGATGGCGATCACCTCGTAGGACATCAGATTTCCTCCCCGCGGATCTTCGCCAAGTCACGGAAGAAGAAGGCGATCGCCTGCAAGAGCATCAGCAGCACGGCGACGCACATGATGACCTTGATCGGCCAGAGATAGGGCCGCCAGGCCGTCGGGCTGCGCTCTGCATATTCGATGGAATAGACGGTCGATTCGACCGCGCCGTAGAGGAGGACGCCGAGATAGAACAGCAGCGCGAAGATCGAGAAGGCGTCGACCCAGGCGCGGGTGCGCGGGCTCCATCGATGGTAGAGGAGGTCCATCCGCACGTTGGAGTCGAGTTGCAGCGAATAGGGTCCGCCCAGCATGAAATAGGCGACCATCGCGAACTGCGCCATTTCCAGGGTCCAGATCGACGGCCAGGGCGTGATCTTCGAGATGGTCGACCAAGCCAGGATCGCCATCATCACGTACAGGATATACATCGCGAAGCGGCCGACACCGCGGTTCACCGTCTCTACGACGCGGACATATGTCTTCACCGCCTCAGGCACGCGCCGTCCCCTTCCACGAAGCGCTATGCGCCTTCAGTGCAGACCTTCCCAAAATCCCGCCTCCGGCACCTCGAGCGCCATGTCCTGCCGCGCCCTTTCGACGCTGCGTCCGGGCATGGAGGCCCCACTCCCCTGCCCTTGGGGAATGATCTTCGTCCGGCGCGTGGAGGTTTGTCAAACCCTTGGCGCAATGCCTTTTTTCGCCGCGCCGTCGTGCCCGCGGCAGAATGTGCCCGGCGAATGGTCCATCGCGCGAATGTTATCGTATTAAACATTCGTAATGATAATATGCGTGCAGTCGTGCCGGATAAACGTCATATTAGCTGAGCATCTTGCGATCGTGCCTGCTGCGGAACCGGCTTGGGCGCCTTGATCCGGTAATGCCTTCCACGAACTCTGGGAACTGGAGTAGCTGATGTCGATCTGGAAGCAGGCTGCGCTCACCATCGTGGTGCTGCTGATCGCGGCGGTCTGCTGGGTTCGGTTCTACCCGGGCGCCGGCGAGGTCCTGAACAGGGCCGGCATCGACTGGGTTCCTTTCGTTCCCGAGGCGCCGAGCGAGACGGCAGGCGGCGAAGGACGCAGGGGCGGCCCCGGTGGGGGCGGTCCGCCGCAGTCGGCCGTGGTGACCTCGCCGGTGCTGGAACTGACGATCAACGACCGCCTTTCGGCGATCGGCACGGGCCGCGCGGTGCGCTCGGTCACCGTAACCCCGTACACCAGCGGCCGCCTGACCGAGGTGCTGACGGGATCGGGCGCCACCGTCAGCCAGGGCGACGCGATCGCCAAGCTGGATTCGGAAGCCGAACAGATCGCCTACGACCGCGCCCAGATTTCCGTCGCCGACGCGCAGGCCCGCGTCGAGCGCATCGAGGCGCTGCGCAGTTCCAACACGGCGAGCGCGGTCCAGCTCACGGATGCCGAACTTGCCCTGGAGAACGCGCGGCTGGAGCTTCGCGACGCCGAGCTGGAACTCGAACGTCGCTCCATCGAGGCGCCGATCGGTGGTGTCGTCGGCATCCTGCCGATTACGGCGGGCAACTACGTGACCACATCGACCGAGATCGCCACCATCGACGACCGATCCAGGATCCTGGTCGACTTCTGGGTCGCCGAGCGCTTCGCCGGCATGATCACCGTCGGTTCGGCACTCACCGCGACCTCGATCGCCCGTCCGGGCGAAATCTTCGAAGGCACGGTCAGCGCCATCGACAACCGCGTCGATGCCGACAGCCGAACGCTGCGGGTGCAGGCGACGCTCGCCAACGAGGACGACAGGCTGAGAGCCGGCATGTCCTTCCAGGTCGTCATGCACTTCCCGGGCGACAAGTTCCCCGCGGTCGATCCGCTCGCGGTCCAGTGGGGCACGGACGGCGCCTATGTCTGGGCAATCCGCGCCGGGCGCGCCGAACGCGTCCCGGTCAAGGTAATCCAGCGCAACACCGACAGTGTCCTGGTGGATGCCTCGCTCAGCCTTCAGGACAGCGTCGTCACGGAAGGGCTCCACATCGTGCGCGAGGGTGCCGAGGTGCGCATCGCCAGCCGCGACCGCGGCGCCAACGAGGTGCCGCAGCCGGCCGGCGGCTCGTGAGCGGAGCCCAAGGCAACGATATGGATTACGAGACCCAACGCCAGGAACACGGCATCACCGCCCTCTTCGTGAGGCGGCCCGTGCTGGCGTTCGTCTTGAACACGCTGATCGTGGTCGCCGGCCTCGCGGCCTTCTTCGGCGTCGAGATCCGCGAACTGCCGGACGTCGACCGTCCGGTGATCACCATCCGCACCGACTTCTCGGGCGCGGCCGCCGAGACGATCGACCGGGAACTGACCGGCGTCATCGAAGGCGCGGTGTCGCGCGTGGCGGGGGTCAAGTCGATCTCCTCGTCCTCGTCCTTCGGCGAGAGCCGCGTCACCGTCGAATTCGGCGACGACGTCGATCTCGACACCGCCGCATCCGACCTGCGCGACGCGCTGGGGCGCGTGACCAACGACCTGCCCGAGGATGCCGACGCTGCCCGCATCATCAAGGCGGACGCCAATGCCCAGGCCGTGGTGCGGCTCGGCGTGACCTCCGACACGATCTCCGTCGAGGACATGACGGTTCTGGTCGAGGACGAGATCGTCGATACGCTGTCGTCCGTTCCGGGCGTCGCCGACGTGCAGGTCTATGGCGACCGCCAGAAGATTTTCCGCATCGACATCGACCAGAACAAGATGGCGAGCCTCAATCTGACGGTGGGGGACGTCTCCAGCGCGCTCTCCTCGATCGCCTTCGATACGCCAGCGGGATCGCTGACGAGCAACAGCCAGGACCTGATCGTGCGCGCGACTGCGTCGGTCAACACGCCGGAAGCCTTCGAGAACCTGATCGTCAACCGCCGCGCCCGACTTGGCGACTTCGCGACGGTCACCCTCGGACCAGACATCGGCCAGTCGCAGCTTCGCGCCAACGGCAAGAGCGGCATCGGACTCGGCATCATCCGCGCCGCCCAGTCCAATACCCTTGAGATTTCGCAAGGCGTGCGCGAGGCGGCGGCGCGTCTGCAGGAGAATCTGCCCGAGGGCATGTCGATCGAGGTCACGAGCGACGACGCGACGTTCATCAACGGCGCCATCCACGAGGTCGAGATCGCGCTCGGCATCTCGGTCTCCGTCGTGCTGATGATCATCTTCCTGTTCCTGTGGGACTGGCGCGCGACGATCATTCCCGGCCTCGCCATGCCCGTCGCACTCATCGGCACACTCGCCGCGATCTATCTCGCCGGCTTCTCCGTCAACATCCTGACCCTTCTGGCACTGGTGCTGGCGACCGGCCTCGTCGTGGACGATGCGATCGTGGTGCTGGAAAACATCGTGCGCCGGCGCAACGAGGGCATGGGCCCGCGCGCCGCCGCGGTCCTCGGCACCGACGAGGTGTTCTTCGCCGTCATCGCCACGACGGCGACGCTGATCGCAGTCTTCGTTCCGCTCTCCTTCCTGCCCGGCCAGACCGGCGGTCTGTTCCGCGAGTTCGGATTCGTGCTGGCGATCGCGGTGTTCCTGTCGTCGCTCGTCGCGCTGTCGCTTTGCCCGATGCTCGCCTCGCGCATCCTGAAGGACACGAGCCATCATGAAACCAAAAGCAGCGGCGGCGGCGTGGGCGGCGCGCTATCCGGCATCTACCGCCGCTGCCTGGCGGCGTGCCTCAATGCCCCAATGGTCGTCGTGGCCGTCTCACTCCTCTTCGCCGCGCTCGCCGCCAGCCTCTACCCGACCATCAAGTCGGAACTGACGCCGACCGAGGACCGGTCGATGGCCTTCCTGCGCGTTTCGGCGCCGCAGGGCGTCAGCCTGGATTACCTCTCGCAGCAGATCCGCGCGATCGAACAGGCCATCCAGCCTTTCCGCGATTCCGGCGAGATCACAAGCACCTTCTCGCTCGCCGGTTCGGGCGGTTCGTCCAACAGCGGCTTCGTGGTGATGCGCCTGGCGGACTGGGACCAGCGGGAACGGTCGCAGCAGCAGATCCTCGACGAGGTGAACCGGCTCGTGCGGGACGTTCCCGGCGTCCGCGCCTTCGCCTTCCAGCCCAACAGCCTCGGCATCCGCGGGGCCGGCAGCGGCCTTCAGTTCGCCGTGGCCGGCAACAATTACGCCGAACTCGGCGCGGCGGCGCAGAAGATGGTGGCGGAACTGGAGAAG
This region includes:
- a CDS encoding TRAP transporter substrate-binding protein; translation: MTTRRKFLTTAAASVPATLAAPAVLAQAPIKWRMQTYAGPALAVEVVDTCIRQFNEIAQGQMEIELYHADQLVPTGELFRALQKGTIDAVQSDDDSMASPTEVTVFGGYFPLGLRYSLDVPALFNHWGLDEIWKEEYAKVGVRHISAGSWDPCNFATKTPIKSLEDLKGLRVFTFPTAGRFLSRFGVVPVTLPWEDVEVALQTGELDGIAWSGITEDYTSGWANVTNYFLTNNISGAWIGHFFANLDRWNEVPDHLKTLMEVCFNSSHYHRQHWYWNGEASLRVNETKLESTTIPDSEWQTVEDEAHKFWDEIAAESELKAKIVGIFKAYNETMVKAGKPYRYS
- a CDS encoding TRAP transporter large permease translates to MSYEVIAILMFATMMLMMATGQRVFGAIGFVAVAAALPLWGVGGSDMGFSAAMKLMKWYPLLTLPMFIFMGYVLSESRLADDLYRMFHVWFGPIPGGLAIGTIFLMVIISAMNGLSVAGMAIGATIALPELLKRKYDKRMVTGVIQAGSSLGILIPPSVVLVLYAMIARQPVSLLWLAGVLPGLMMAAMFIFYIWLRCRLNPEFGPVLDAEERAAIPRSEKLRLLTAGVLPLVIFLVMMVPFVTGYTSLVEASVVGALAAVIAAVIKGRFTRAVFETCTRETLAISCMFMWIILAALAFGAVFDGLGAVKAIEGFFIDRLGLSPWTILILMQLSYLVMGTFLDDTAMLVIVAPLYVPLVVTLDLGIDKQYVLIWYGVLYTITCQIAYMTPPFGYNLFLMRAMAPPEINIIDIYRSIVPFVGVMILALILVLAFPQIALWLPQQINAR
- a CDS encoding TRAP transporter small permease subunit, which gives rise to MPEAVKTYVRVVETVNRGVGRFAMYILYVMMAILAWSTISKITPWPSIWTLEMAQFAMVAYFMLGGPYSLQLDSNVRMDLLYHRWSPRTRAWVDAFSIFALLFYLGVLLYGAVESTVYSIEYAERSPTAWRPYLWPIKVIMCVAVLLMLLQAIAFFFRDLAKIRGEEI
- a CDS encoding efflux RND transporter periplasmic adaptor subunit; translation: MSIWKQAALTIVVLLIAAVCWVRFYPGAGEVLNRAGIDWVPFVPEAPSETAGGEGRRGGPGGGGPPQSAVVTSPVLELTINDRLSAIGTGRAVRSVTVTPYTSGRLTEVLTGSGATVSQGDAIAKLDSEAEQIAYDRAQISVADAQARVERIEALRSSNTASAVQLTDAELALENARLELRDAELELERRSIEAPIGGVVGILPITAGNYVTTSTEIATIDDRSRILVDFWVAERFAGMITVGSALTATSIARPGEIFEGTVSAIDNRVDADSRTLRVQATLANEDDRLRAGMSFQVVMHFPGDKFPAVDPLAVQWGTDGAYVWAIRAGRAERVPVKVIQRNTDSVLVDASLSLQDSVVTEGLHIVREGAEVRIASRDRGANEVPQPAGGS
- a CDS encoding efflux RND transporter permease subunit gives rise to the protein MDYETQRQEHGITALFVRRPVLAFVLNTLIVVAGLAAFFGVEIRELPDVDRPVITIRTDFSGAAAETIDRELTGVIEGAVSRVAGVKSISSSSSFGESRVTVEFGDDVDLDTAASDLRDALGRVTNDLPEDADAARIIKADANAQAVVRLGVTSDTISVEDMTVLVEDEIVDTLSSVPGVADVQVYGDRQKIFRIDIDQNKMASLNLTVGDVSSALSSIAFDTPAGSLTSNSQDLIVRATASVNTPEAFENLIVNRRARLGDFATVTLGPDIGQSQLRANGKSGIGLGIIRAAQSNTLEISQGVREAAARLQENLPEGMSIEVTSDDATFINGAIHEVEIALGISVSVVLMIIFLFLWDWRATIIPGLAMPVALIGTLAAIYLAGFSVNILTLLALVLATGLVVDDAIVVLENIVRRRNEGMGPRAAAVLGTDEVFFAVIATTATLIAVFVPLSFLPGQTGGLFREFGFVLAIAVFLSSLVALSLCPMLASRILKDTSHHETKSSGGGVGGALSGIYRRCLAACLNAPMVVVAVSLLFAALAASLYPTIKSELTPTEDRSMAFLRVSAPQGVSLDYLSQQIRAIEQAIQPFRDSGEITSTFSLAGSGGSSNSGFVVMRLADWDQRERSQQQILDEVNRLVRDVPGVRAFAFQPNSLGIRGAGSGLQFAVAGNNYAELGAAAQKMVAELEKDPRFQQARLSTEATQPQLSVAIDRERASDLGIEINGLGPAMQAMLDGRKIGQVFIDDRSFDVKLVSTTNPVNDPTDLENIFIRTGDGRFVPVSTIASLRELAVPPGLDREQQLRSVAITSALAGDFALGDAWAEAQRVAEPLLPPGSRLIPLAETATLGEQSSSMARTFGFAIVIILLVLAAQFESFVSALIIMATVPLGLACAIFAMLLTGTSLNVYSQIGLVLLVGIMAKNGILIVEFANQLRDRGQGVREAIENAANIRLRPVMMTMICTIVGGLPLILASGAGAEARIALGWVIVGGLALATLSTMFLTPVAYLLLGRFVTPKAHEEARLQKEIEAARQPKPVPGE